One part of the Truepera radiovictrix DSM 17093 genome encodes these proteins:
- a CDS encoding response regulator encodes MFRQGLRSILETEEGFRVIGEAATGREAVRYALETHPDVILMDIQMPELDGVAATKTILEEFPDAKVIILTMYRQDRYVFEAVKAGARGYLLKDAGADDLISAIRRVDEGETLLRAELAASVLDEFSRAKSETPEHPEHRLSELTEREATILRLLAQGASNQEIAVSLGVSEKTVRNRLSEIFSKLRLNNRTQAALYALREGIATLTHES; translated from the coding sequence ATGTTTCGCCAGGGGCTGCGGAGCATCCTCGAGACCGAGGAGGGCTTTCGGGTGATCGGCGAGGCGGCCACGGGGCGCGAGGCGGTGCGCTACGCCCTCGAGACCCACCCCGACGTCATCTTGATGGACATCCAGATGCCCGAACTCGACGGGGTCGCCGCGACGAAGACGATCCTCGAGGAGTTCCCCGACGCCAAGGTCATCATCCTCACCATGTACCGCCAAGACCGCTACGTCTTCGAGGCGGTCAAAGCGGGGGCGCGCGGCTACTTGCTCAAAGACGCCGGGGCGGACGACCTGATCAGCGCCATTCGGCGCGTCGACGAGGGGGAGACGCTGCTGCGCGCCGAGCTCGCGGCGTCGGTCTTAGACGAGTTTAGCCGCGCCAAGTCCGAAACCCCCGAGCACCCCGAGCACCGCCTTTCGGAGCTCACCGAACGCGAAGCGACCATTTTGCGGCTGCTCGCCCAAGGGGCGTCGAACCAAGAGATCGCGGTCTCACTTGGGGTGAGCGAGAAGACGGTGCGCAACCGCCTGTCGGAGATCTTTTCCAAACTGCGCCTCAACAACCGCACCCAAGCGGCGCTCTACGCCCTGCGCGAGGGCATCGCCACCCTGACGCATGAAAGCTAG
- a CDS encoding M20/M25/M40 family metallo-hydrolase: MSARAAGHERELVALLTRICEVPAPTFEEAARGALVAQLLERAGLTPRTDAVGNVTAEVPGGSGPRLLIAAHLDTVFPAGTDVRVRAEGARLLAPGIGDNSASLAVLLFYLQRRDAHPLRPRLTVAATVGEEGLGDLRGIRHLMAERAHDFDLMVALDGHLGALIHASVGSKRFEITFSARGGHSWGDFPAPSATHALGEAVFSLGKLPVPELPRSSYNVGQVWGGSSVNAIAQRAGFNLDLRSTDAATLARLEQGARKRLARVARKHGVELAVRCVGDRPTASVPNAALVREAQAALREAGVNVRLAASSTDANAAMAAGVPAIAFGVYRGGDAHRLSEWLEPASLSVGYGVLARLLERLSAL, from the coding sequence GTGAGCGCGCGCGCAGCGGGGCACGAGCGCGAGCTCGTCGCCCTCTTGACGCGCATCTGCGAGGTGCCGGCGCCGACCTTTGAGGAGGCTGCGCGCGGCGCGCTCGTCGCGCAGCTGCTCGAGCGCGCGGGTCTAACGCCCCGCACCGACGCGGTCGGCAACGTCACGGCCGAGGTCCCCGGCGGTAGCGGGCCGCGGCTGTTGATCGCCGCGCACCTCGACACCGTGTTCCCCGCCGGCACCGACGTGCGGGTTCGCGCCGAAGGCGCGAGGCTCCTCGCGCCGGGGATCGGCGACAACAGCGCGAGCTTGGCGGTGCTGCTCTTCTACCTGCAGCGCAGGGACGCGCACCCGTTGCGGCCGCGCCTCACGGTCGCTGCTACCGTCGGCGAGGAGGGGCTAGGCGACCTGCGCGGCATCCGGCACCTTATGGCGGAGCGCGCCCACGACTTCGACCTCATGGTGGCGCTCGACGGCCACCTCGGGGCGCTTATCCACGCCTCGGTCGGCTCCAAACGCTTCGAGATCACCTTCTCGGCGCGCGGCGGCCACTCGTGGGGCGACTTCCCGGCGCCGAGCGCGACGCACGCCCTCGGTGAGGCCGTCTTTAGCCTCGGCAAGCTCCCCGTGCCGGAGCTGCCGCGCAGCTCGTACAACGTCGGTCAGGTCTGGGGGGGCTCGAGCGTCAACGCGATCGCCCAACGCGCGGGGTTTAACCTCGACCTGCGCAGCACCGACGCCGCGACGCTCGCGCGGCTCGAGCAGGGCGCGCGCAAGCGGCTCGCGCGGGTGGCGCGCAAGCATGGCGTCGAGCTCGCGGTCCGGTGCGTCGGCGACCGCCCGACCGCGAGCGTGCCCAACGCCGCGCTCGTGCGTGAAGCGCAGGCGGCGCTGCGCGAGGCCGGGGTGAACGTGCGCCTCGCGGCGAGCAGCACCGACGCGAACGCGGCGATGGCGGCGGGCGTCCCGGCTATCGCCTTCGGGGTCTACCGCGGCGGCGACGCGCACCGCCTCTCCGAGTGGCTCGAGCCCGCCTCTTTAAGCGTGGGGTACGGGGTGTTGGCGCGACTGTTGGAGCGCCTGAGCGCCCTTTAG